The genomic window CTTGGTTGACTACTTTAGATACCTTTTTATTATTTGAACTTACTGTAAATGAAGAAGGACCAATCAAGAAGGCGCCCTTTCCCTTGTTCAAGCCATTGAATGTATCCATGCCGTCAGTTGAAACACTATCAGGATCGATATATCCGGATTTAACGGCATTTTGGATATATTTAAATGTGTCTAAAGCGCTAGCTTTATTCAAGCTATTATCCTTATTGAAGATTACACCATTTCTCAAATATGCATAAGTTATGAAGGATGTAGTCGTCTTTTCCTCTGCTCGAAGTGGAAATTGGAGCGGATATTTGACAACATTTTTATCTTTGAGTGCCTTCATATCTTTATCCATTGCTGACCAACTGTCTGGTGTTTCCTGAACTCCAGCATCTGACAACATTTTTTTGTTCGCATATAAAATACGCACATCATTTGAATATGGTACTGCATAATAATTACCGTTGATTTTAAAAGTCGAAAGTGATGGCATATCTTTAATATCGCCTTTACTTACATCAACCTTTTCAAGCCAATTGGCTTTTTCAAATTCCCCGACCCATGACCAATCGACCTCAAACACATCAGCAGGTGCTTGCTTACCATTGGAAGCAATTGATACTTTACTCTTGATGTCATCCCAAGAAGTAGGTTGTACGTTTACTTTTACACCAGATTCCTTTTCAAAGTCATTTAACATGCTTTGAGTAGGTGCTCCCCAATCTGGCACCATGACAGAAATCTCGCTATTAGAATCGCTTTGACTATTCTTCGAATTTTTAGAACAACCTGATAAAAGAATGACAAACATCAGGCCAAAAACCCCGTATTTGATCCACTTTCCAAACATTAATTAACTCCCCCTTTTCATACCATGTTGTATTTTATCATAATATATTGTTAGATTAATGTAAGCGCATGAAATTTATTATTTGACAAAAAGGACTGGCGATGCATGACCACTATTGAATTAAAAAATATCAGCAAATCGTATGACAATAAAAACTATATTTTCAAAAACTTAAATTTGGAAATAGATTCTGGGGAGTTTCTAAGTTTAGTTGGGCCCTCTGGTTGCGGCAAAACAACCTTGCTACGAATCATATCTGGTCTTGAAGACATCAATGAAGGAACCATCTTATTTGATGGCAAGGATGTAAAGTCAATCGAACCAAAAGATCGTGACATATCGATGGTTTTTCAAGACTATGCACTTTACCCACACATGAACGTATTCAAAAACATTGGTATCAACCTAATCCTGAAAAAAATTCCAAAGAACGAATTAAATCAACGAGTCCATGACATTTCAAAAATGCTAGGGATCGATAATTTGCTTGATCGATACCCTCGTGAACTATCTGGTGGTCAAATGCAGCGGGTTGCTTTAGCTCGAGCCATGATCAGACAACCAGAAATATTTTTAATGGATGAGCCATTGTCCAATCTTGACGCAAAATTGCGTAATCAAGCCCGAGCAGAAATAATGGAATTGTATTTAAAATTAAAAAAGACATTTGTCTACGTCACTCACGACCAAAAAGAAGCCATGAGTATGTCCACAAAGGTCGTTTTAATGAACGATGGACAGATTATGCAAATGGGCGAGCCTGAACAATTGTACGAGGACCCGCAAAATATTTTCACAGCATGTTTCATTGGCAATGTCCAAATGAATTTCTTTAATACTGATGACGATTCAAAATTTATCCGCGAATATTTAGATCCAGAAATCAATGGCTCGATTACTGTAGGAATCCGTCCCGAAGATATTAAATTGGCTTCTGGCGATGACTGGAAAATTGAACTAGTTGAAAACTTAGGTAGTGAAAAAATCATTACTCTATTTCATCCAAAATTTGAAGTACGCATGACAGTTCAGACCACTAAAGAATTCTCTTCAAAAATCGGCGAAACTTTGAACTTGATTTTTCCAAAGGACAGATTGTATTATTTCGATTCTGAAACCGAAAAGAGAATTGAACATGCAAAATAATTTAACCTTAATTTGGACTGAAGACTTACAAAGTTGAGCATATCAAGACTTAAAAAAATTACGAATTGCAGTTTTCGTCAAGGAATTACATGGTGACTTACCAACAGAAATTCATGATGAAGAAAAATGTCGATACCTAGTAATTTACAACAAGAATCACCTTTGCATCGGCGGAGCGAGACTATTAAAACTCGATGCTAATACGATGCGTATCCAACGAGTTGCCATTGCAAAGCCATATCGTGGAAATGGGATCGGTCACAAATTGCTTTCTGAGCTTGAACAAGCATGTTTTAGATCAAAGTGTCAAAGAATAGAAATAGTTGCCCGATACACTGCCCAAGATTTTTATGCGTCACTTGGCTATCAGCCAGAAAATAGTGATACATTTATCCGCAGCGGAGTTCCTCACCAATTATTTTATAAAGAACTAAACTGAGCGCTAAAAAGACCTCTCCTAGTTGGAAATTCCAACTTAGAGAGGTCTTTTAGATTGAACAATTTTAAAGTGAATCGTTTTTGATCTTATTGACCAGTTCTTTCTTGATCTGAGAAAGAATATTATAGTCGTCATGATATTTAAGATTTATCGTGTCATCCTGCTTGTTATAACTAACGTCATCAATTTTACCAGTTAATTTCTGCACAGTTTCGATTACAGCAGCTCGTCCGAGTTTTGTTTCACAATATTTGAAGAAATTAAAATCCTGAATTCCGTAAATCAATTGTTTAAATCTTAAACTATATTCAGGCTTGCCATTCTTCCCTGGGTAAACGAAAAACATGTCCCCTGCGGCCCATTTCCAATCTTTATAGGTCACGTCAGAAAATGGATCTGTGGTCCATAAGCAATAATTCCAACGTAAAAAGCCCTTCATGTTGAATAAATACGTCAATGGCCCTACTAGTCTGGATTCCATTAAGGGACTGTGGATAAACTGATTTAAATTTTTGGGGAAGCAGCAAGTATACCAGGTAAGATTTGGAAGTGATTTCGTCACAATTGAATCCGGTTGATGAATATTGTCGCAAATAATTGAACTGATCAACGAATAATTTTTTAGCACGTGATCCTGTTCTTTGACGACTCGATCATGTAAGATGGCTAATTTATAATTGATCGGCAATTCGCTACAGCTTTGAAGAACAGCCTGATATCCCTCCATAACCTTTAAATCGCTGGGTTCATCTGCCATTACCAGTACTTTGTCCCAAATACCAAGTTCTTGAAGGTGTTTAAAAACTAATTCTAAATACTCTTTGACCTGGGCTTTACTTTCAATAAAGGCAAAGCGCTTTTGATCAACGTCATAATAACGAATCCGCAATGGGTCGCGGTAATCATTTATTGGGTTGCCAAAATCTTTGGCAGACCAGTTGCCCACCAATCCAAATAAGTCAATTTCATCATCCATTTGATACTTCTCAGCCAACGCTAAATAACGATCTAGATGTGAAAAATCACAGCTTATTTTTCCGTCAGTTTGATAAACTTCAACAATGTTGTATTCATAAAGACTGCTGGGATTAGTATCTTCTGCAAAACATCCTTGTCCGGCCCATGGGAAATCTGTCAAAACCAAATCACAGACCTTTTGATCAGCCTCTTTAAGTGGTTCAAGATAATTTTCAATTAATTCAAAATGTTCATCAGACCACAGTGGCACCTGATAATATCTAGCTAAACTACTCAAGTGCTGCCATAAATCCAAATAAAAGCTCTGATTATCTGCAGTTGGAACATTTGATACTTCAATTTCTTGATTGGCAGTTTGTACTAATTTTTCTGGATCATAATTAATATTTTCAAATTGTTTTAAGGTTAAGTTCTGTTTCCCAGGAGTGGCAAATTGCAGATCTGCCCACAGAAAATGAGTCCCCTTTTTCAATAATTGAGCTGTTTTTGTACTGATCAAATCTCTTTTGGAAATATTGTCATCATCATTGACCAAATCTTCAAAATAAAGTTTTCCATTCAAGAAATCACCATCAAGTGCTAGACGACATCTTTTTACTAATCCTTTGAATGGCAATGACTGATCATCATTTAAATTTACCCAAGTGTCTTCGTCCAAAGTTAAACTGACTTGCAGTCCAAACTTCTCATTTTTCAAAGTAAAAACATTTAAGGATTCTTCGTTGACCATTTGACGATATCCTTCTTGTCTTACTGTTGGTGAAACAAATGATATTTCCACGATAATTATCCCCCTAGATATGGCTTCTGAAGTATTCCTGTAAAAAATGAGTGATTAGAATATTCGAACATTAATACATCAGCTTTACTTGAAAAAAGTTATCCGCTTACAATTATATCAATAATCTTATAATTACAAACAATCATTAAGAACGAAAAAAGCCTTCGCAAATTATTAATTCAATTTGCAAAGGCTATTCTATTTTCATTTTCCAACAAAATATTGCAAAAACATCCCTGCGATACTGAAGTAGATCAGCACACTGGTCAAATCGCTCAGTGTGGAAATAAATGGTCCACTGGCCACGGCCGGATCAAATCCTAGTCGAGACATCAGCATTGGGATAAAACTACCAGCAACGTTGGCGACGGTGATGGCAGCACACATCGCTACACCAATAACTAGGCCTAGAACGAAATTGTGCTTCCATAATCCTACAATCACAAAGATCGATACTCCAGTAACGATACCGGTCATTAAACCTGTCAGCAACTCCTTACCGAGCAACTTGAAAAAGTCGCGACGGTCGATTTCTTCGGTTGCTAAACGTCTGACGGCAACGGCCAAACTTTGGGTACCGGCATTACCGGCAGTACCAGTAATAGTTGAAATAAATACCGCTAAAATACTAGCTTCAGCTAGCAATCCTTCATAGTGATTCACTAAAGTTGCAGTAAACATACTCAGCAGCAGCAAGGTGATCAACCAAGGCAAACGTTTGGTGGCTGCTTGAAATGGATTGTCATTGATCGATTCATCAACGTCAACACCAGCAAGTCCTGAATAGTCTTGTTGGGCTTCGTCATCAATAACTTCAATAACATCATCAACCGTGATGATACCGACTAATTTATTTGAGTGATCAACTACTGGTACAGCCAGTAGTTCGTAATCTCTAAAGACTTGAGCGACTTTTTCTTGTTCGTCGTCAACATTTACTGCGACGACGTCGACATTCATGACTTCGCTCAATTTGGTCGAGGCAGAAGCCAAGATCAAATCACGCAAAGACATAACGCCGACAAGGTCTTTATTGTCATCTAAAATATATAAGTAGTAAATCGTTTCAGCGTCTCCAGCTACCCGACGTAATTCCTTGATAGCTTCGCTACAAGTGAGATCTTGACTGAACTTAACGAAGTCAGTGGTCATAATACCACCGGCGGTCTCAGTGTCGTAATGCAATAATCCACGTAAATTATTAGCATCAGTCTTTGGCATTTCATTTAAAAATGCGTCGATCTCGCTTTTATCCAAATGTTCCAACACGTCGGCTGCATTATCGTCGTACATGTAGTTCAACATTTGTGATGCATATTTGACATTCATCTCCGCTAAAAATTCAGGGATCTCTGGCAGATCATCCTCGATGGTATCGAACATATCGCCCATCTCATTTGGCGATAGGATCTTGTAAAGCTTCATCCGATCTTCTTTTTTTAACCCTAAATAAAACGTACTTTGGTCATAAAAATGCATATCCAAATACGTTTTACGGAATTTAACGATGTCATCATGGTCAAGAAAAGTATTTAGTACATGAAATTTCTCATGCAGTCTCTTCTCTGCTTCTTCCATTTGACTCACCCCCTAAGTGTCTGGCAAAGTCTCGTCATGTCTTCTGGCAGTGGTGCCTGCAAGTCCAATAGTTCTCCGGTCACTGGATGCACTATCTTTAATTCAGCACAGTGAAGAGCTTGACGATTGATCAAAGGCTCTTCTTGATTAGTGTACATATAATCCCCAAAAATTGGATGGCCGCTCGCTTTAAGATGGACTCTGATTTGATGCGTCCGACCAGTCAATAACTTCAATTTCAATAAACTACCACGCGAAAAACGCTCAACAGTTTTGTAAATCGTTTTAGATGGTTTTCCGTTATCATGGTCAATGGTCCGCAAGTAAAAAGCGGATTGATCGATCCCAATCGGTAAGTCGATCAAGCCTGATTCTGGCTCCATATGCCCGTAAATAATTGCTAAATAATATTTTTGAAAATGGTCCGAATGCAAGATCTGATCAAGCATCGAATGGGCATATGAATTCTTGGCAAAAACCATTAATCCGGAAGTATCGCGATCCAATCTCGTCACTAAATGGATCGTCCCGTTCTCACCATTTTGCTCCAAATAATATTTTACGATATTCGCCATGGTCTTGCTAGTTAATGCCTTTGCAGGCAAAGATGCGATCCCTGGTGGTTTATTGATCACCAAAAAATACTTATCCTCATAAATCACATCAACTTGTCCCGGCATGGGCTTAATCAAGTCTGACGGTGTCTCGACACTCATGACGATCAAGATCTCGTCCCCAGTTTTCATTTGATAGTTAAAATGTCGTTGGCGATGATTAACAAAAATTAGTCCACCTTTATTTTTCAAGTTGTGGAGCTGGCTTGAAGAAAACTTCTTGTGGACTAAAAATTTGCGAATAACTTTCTTATCGGTCTCAGTAACTCGATATTTTAAATAGCGTCTACTCGTCATTTTGACCTAAGAATGCCGTTTCCACACGAGTCCAGAAATGGCGGTGACGATATTGAGCAAATTGAGCACGTTGCTTGCTTAATTGAATCTTGATGCATTCTGTATTCTTTAATTCGACCACAGTACCGTCAAAGTTGATGACGTAATCTTCAGCATCTTGAGGATACAAATGAACGACTTGATTTTCCGGAATGATCAAAGGCGATGAGATTGTCCGATAAACTCGATTGTTGATCGAAGCCATCTCGACCATTTGAAAAACATTTACTTTCGGATGGATCAAGGCGCCACCAATACCTTTTGAATAGGCCGTTGATCCAGTTGGAGTAGCAAAACAGAGGCCATCGCCACGAAAGCTCTCAAAATATTCGCTGTCAATATCGACCCGTGTCTTCAAAGTTAAGGCAGACAATCTACGAACAGTAGCTTCATTGATGGCGATTCCGTGCTGCGTCGAGCCATCTTTTGCTTCAATATCCACCTCGACCAATGGATAAGTCGTCGATGGAATATCCGAACCATGTTCAACGATCCGTTGAATCAACTCTTCAATTTCGTCATCAGTCCAGTCAGAATAAAAACCAAGATGACCAGTGTGCAATGCGACAAACTTTACTTTATCCAATTGATTGATGTATGAGTGAAAAGTACTGATCAGAGTACCATCCCCTCCGACACTGATCACTAGTGCCGGACTGTTTTGATCTAACTCAAAATCATGTTCGATCAGTTCGCGGCGAATCGTATCAGCCGCTTCGACTGATTCTTGTTTTCCATTATTATTTACCCAGAATTTCATTTCTTCGTCGACCTCGTCGTGTTATTTGAATCGCGCTTATTATCTGTAAAGTATTGCTGGGCATCCTGAATTTCTTCACGAATCTTCGACATTTCTTCATCCAATAAAAATGAAGCTTCGGCGGCACGCTTCAATCGTTCGTTGATTTCTTCAGGGAAATCGCCCTTATATTTGTAGTTTAGTGAATGTTCGATGGTGGACCAGAAATTCATAGCTAAAGTTCTAATTTGAATTTCAGCTAAAATTTTCTTTTGGCCAGTCGCTAGTTGAATTGGATATTCAACTACCACGTGGTAGGAACGGTAACCACTAGATTTACTATTGGCAATGTAGTCACGTTCTTCGATCACTCGCATATCTTCTCTTTGATGTAATAGTTTGGCTACGTCATAAATATCTTCAACAAATTGGCACTGGATCCTAATACCTGCAATATCTTGCATATCTTGTTCCAATAAATCTTCAGAAATATATCGACGTTTCATCTTCTCTTTAATGCTTGGAACAGTCTTAACTCGACCAGTAACGAATTCGATTGGAGAATGATTGTTCTTTTCCAAAAATTCTTTTCTAGCATTTCTAAATTTGAGTTTGAGTTCATCAACTGCTTGTGTGTACGGAATTAAAAATTCATTCCATTTAATATCTGACATTATGACCCCTCTTTACTATTTAAATATAGCTTACTCTCCATTAATATTCATCTAAAATTATTTTTATGTAAATAAAGCAGTTTGTTTTACCTTTTTTCTGATTGCTGTTAGAATGATTTTGCTAAAGAGATGGAGGGAATATTATGTGGGAAGTTTTTTTGTATATTAATCCCTTATGTTCGTACTGCTTGAAAGTCGAGCGTTCAATTATCGACTTCACTAGAAAAAATAATATCGATACGCAGTACCACTTCGTGACTACCTTCAATATGGCTACCATCACTGATTATATGTTGATGAAAGGTTTTAAACCAGCCGACTTAGAGAAAAGAAACGAAGTTACGGAAAATATTTACGAAGCAGCCCTGCTATATAAGGCTGCCGCCTGTCAGGGGAATAAAAAGGCAAGAAATTTCTTAATGAATATCCAAAATGAAGTCAACGTCTTGGATAAACCATTTAACGAGGAAACGATCAAACTAGCCGTTGATAAAAGCGGTCTAGATTTCAAGGCAATCATTACGGAAAAGAACAGCGAAGCTGTCAAAAAAGCCGTCAAGAAAGATCAAGAATTGACTTGTGAAATGAAAATTGAAAAAGCCCCAACTGTCGTTGTCTTCGATGACGACAACCCGCAACAACCAGGACTAATGATCAATCGATTTGGAAGCGATACTTCAGAAGATACGATCAATGATAACTTGACCGCAATGCTTGAAAGAACCATACCCCAACCAGACGAAAACATTCAAAGTGGATATGGACATCAGAGCAGGATCATTAATATAGAGAACTTCAGAAGATAATCATTGGATTATCTTTTTTTATTCAGCAATGGTTGCTTGAGCCGTTGTACAGGAGCACCACTTTTGATCATCCAAAGCTGCGTTTTATAAATAGGCTTTTGCATCTTAAATTCCTGGTCGAGCAAATATTTTTCGACTGGCAAACTATTTTTTTGGAAAAAAGCCATCTTGAATCGATCAACAATCTTGCTGTTCAACTTTTGGATCCTGTTGGCATGAAACTCCGTGAATTTGATGTTTTTAAGCTAGTAAATTTTGGCTTAAAGTTTAACAGATAGCGCAAATTGCAACTATTAAAACTCTTTTTGCGATAAGCGATTTTATTAAATGGTCCGACAAATCTGATTTCATAAAACAACGTGAATTTCTGTTTGATCGAGTCTAGCATTAAAATATAAAAGCCCCATTCCGGCTTATGGTTGATAAATTTCAAATGCTGTTTAGTCAACTTATCGTCTAAATAATCTCCACCCAAGATCCAGTAATTGTCGATTCCAGCATGGTAATAACTCATGACTCGTTGAGATAATTTTCGGAGATCAATTTTGGCGCACTGGTATTCGATCACGGTTTGTTTATTGACCATAATATCCGGTCGCTGTTCGAGTTTGCTTAAAAACACTTCAGATTTGATTGGCCGACCGTAGGCTTTCGACAATCCTTTGACCAAGATATCTTTTCCGTGTTTATGAATATCGCGCTCATTAGTTTCGTTAAAATGGGTATTTTCATGTCGAAAAAATGGCGTACCTTCATTGATGGTCAATTTAACTGGCATTTGACACCTTGGACAAAAATATTTACCTTCATTTTTACATTGTATTGCATTGATCAATTGCTGTTTTTCATTTAATGCAGCATACATTTCACATCACCTCTATAGAGATTACGTGAAAAAATCAAAGGGAGCTCGGATAATTTCCGAACTCCCTTTTTAGTTACCATATAACGACTAATTCATCGTCATTCCGCCGGTCACATTGATTGCTTGACCGGTCATGTAATCCGATAACGGACTAGCAAGAAATAATACCACATTTGCAACATCTTGAGGCCTACCAGTTCTCCCTAATGGGACTTGGCTATTGTCTTCTTTTTCAATATCGTCAGGTTCAAGCCCTCTGATCTTAGCACCATCTTTTCTCTCACGATGCTTCATGGCAGTTTCGATAATACCTGGACAAACCGCATTAACATTAATGTGCTTGCCAGCAACTTCGATTGCCAAAGTTTTCGTCAATCCTAAAACAGCATGCTTTGAAGCTGAATATGCTGCCATTGCCCGATAACCATTTTTACCAGCTTGAGAAGCCATAAAAATTACTTTACCTGGTTGATTATTCATCAACATCAAATTGACGATGTTTTTAGCAATCAAATAAGTTCCGCGAGTATTTACTGCAATGGTTTTATCGAAGTCGCTGGTCTTGCTATCGACTAAGTAGTCCATAGTTGAGATACCAGCCACATGTGCCAAAACATTAGGAATCAATCCGGCTTCGTGCAAATCTGTTGCGACACGCTGCACTGATTCCTCATTAGCAACATCAACGTGGATCTGATACAAATGATCGGTCACTTTGACGAGGTCTTTATTTTCAAAGGCTAAGTCAGCTTCAATCACGATCGACCCTTCATTGATAAAGGTATTAGCAACTGCTTCGCCAATACCTTGATGAGCTCCGGTTACGAAAACAATTTTGTCCTGCAATTCTGGAAATGTCATATATTTCTTACCTCTTCTCTAATTAAAAAATTAGATCACGTGGCGTTCGTAAGGATCGTTGCTGATTCCTTCTTCAAGAATCTTCTTTGACCATTCTTTAGCTGAGAATAATGAGTGGTCACGATAGTTACCACAGCTATACTTGTCTGTTCCTTGAACGTCTTTCCATTCGATCTTGTTTGCAATATCGTCAAGTGCACCCTTCAAAGCTTCAGCAACTTCTGTAGTGGAGTGTTCGCCCCATGTGATCAAGTGGAAACCTGTACGACAGCCGAATGGTGAACAGTCGATAACGCCTGTTAGACGGTCTCTTAATAGTCCTGCTAACAAATGTTCGATTGTGTGTAATCCTGCGGTAGGAATAGCATTTTCGTTAGGTTGAACTAGACGTAAATCGTAGTTTGAAATAACGTCGCCTTTTTCACCATGTTCTTCAGTGATCAAACGTACATAAGGTGCCTTAACCTTTGTATGATCCAATGTAAAACTTTCAACTTTTGCCATAATTTAAAATCTCCTCTTCTTTTTGATACATCTATAATATTAGCCTAATTATCAAAATATGATAATGGTTTATTAACTTCTATTTTGGTTCCGTAATACTTTTTCTTGATCCAAGCTTGAATATCTTTGTTGTGGTAAAGCTTGACCAACTTCTTGTAATTCTTGTTGTTCTTGTTTTTAGCGGCCGTTGCTAGAATATTGACATTGTCTTTGGTACTTTGATCCAGTTTTTCGTGGAACAGTGAATCTGTCAATACGTGCAAGCCACCATCAAGTGCAACTGTGTTTGAGATCAAGACGACATCGACATCATTTAAA from Companilactobacillus sp. includes these protein-coding regions:
- a CDS encoding SDR family NAD(P)-dependent oxidoreductase yields the protein MTFPELQDKIVFVTGAHQGIGEAVANTFINEGSIVIEADLAFENKDLVKVTDHLYQIHVDVANEESVQRVATDLHEAGLIPNVLAHVAGISTMDYLVDSKTSDFDKTIAVNTRGTYLIAKNIVNLMLMNNQPGKVIFMASQAGKNGYRAMAAYSASKHAVLGLTKTLAIEVAGKHINVNAVCPGIIETAMKHRERKDGAKIRGLEPDDIEKEDNSQVPLGRTGRPQDVANVVLFLASPLSDYMTGQAINVTGGMTMN
- a CDS encoding S-ribosylhomocysteine lyase; its protein translation is MAKVESFTLDHTKVKAPYVRLITEEHGEKGDVISNYDLRLVQPNENAIPTAGLHTIEHLLAGLLRDRLTGVIDCSPFGCRTGFHLITWGEHSTTEVAEALKGALDDIANKIEWKDVQGTDKYSCGNYRDHSLFSAKEWSKKILEEGISNDPYERHVI
- a CDS encoding GTP pyrophosphokinase: MSDIKWNEFLIPYTQAVDELKLKFRNARKEFLEKNNHSPIEFVTGRVKTVPSIKEKMKRRYISEDLLEQDMQDIAGIRIQCQFVEDIYDVAKLLHQREDMRVIEERDYIANSKSSGYRSYHVVVEYPIQLATGQKKILAEIQIRTLAMNFWSTIEHSLNYKYKGDFPEEINERLKRAAEASFLLDEEMSKIREEIQDAQQYFTDNKRDSNNTTRSTKK
- the mgtE gene encoding magnesium transporter codes for the protein MEEAEKRLHEKFHVLNTFLDHDDIVKFRKTYLDMHFYDQSTFYLGLKKEDRMKLYKILSPNEMGDMFDTIEDDLPEIPEFLAEMNVKYASQMLNYMYDDNAADVLEHLDKSEIDAFLNEMPKTDANNLRGLLHYDTETAGGIMTTDFVKFSQDLTCSEAIKELRRVAGDAETIYYLYILDDNKDLVGVMSLRDLILASASTKLSEVMNVDVVAVNVDDEQEKVAQVFRDYELLAVPVVDHSNKLVGIITVDDVIEVIDDEAQQDYSGLAGVDVDESINDNPFQAATKRLPWLITLLLLSMFTATLVNHYEGLLAEASILAVFISTITGTAGNAGTQSLAVAVRRLATEEIDRRDFFKLLGKELLTGLMTGIVTGVSIFVIVGLWKHNFVLGLVIGVAMCAAITVANVAGSFIPMLMSRLGFDPAVASGPFISTLSDLTSVLIYFSIAGMFLQYFVGK
- a CDS encoding NAD kinase produces the protein MKFWVNNNGKQESVEAADTIRRELIEHDFELDQNSPALVISVGGDGTLISTFHSYINQLDKVKFVALHTGHLGFYSDWTDDEIEELIQRIVEHGSDIPSTTYPLVEVDIEAKDGSTQHGIAINEATVRRLSALTLKTRVDIDSEYFESFRGDGLCFATPTGSTAYSKGIGGALIHPKVNVFQMVEMASINNRVYRTISSPLIIPENQVVHLYPQDAEDYVINFDGTVVELKNTECIKIQLSKQRAQFAQYRHRHFWTRVETAFLGQNDE
- a CDS encoding RluA family pseudouridine synthase → MTSRRYLKYRVTETDKKVIRKFLVHKKFSSSQLHNLKNKGGLIFVNHRQRHFNYQMKTGDEILIVMSVETPSDLIKPMPGQVDVIYEDKYFLVINKPPGIASLPAKALTSKTMANIVKYYLEQNGENGTIHLVTRLDRDTSGLMVFAKNSYAHSMLDQILHSDHFQKYYLAIIYGHMEPESGLIDLPIGIDQSAFYLRTIDHDNGKPSKTIYKTVERFSRGSLLKLKLLTGRTHQIRVHLKASGHPIFGDYMYTNQEEPLINRQALHCAELKIVHPVTGELLDLQAPLPEDMTRLCQTLRG
- a CDS encoding GNAT family N-acetyltransferase; this translates as MAVFVKELHGDLPTEIHDEEKCRYLVIYNKNHLCIGGARLLKLDANTMRIQRVAIAKPYRGNGIGHKLLSELEQACFRSKCQRIEIVARYTAQDFYASLGYQPENSDTFIRSGVPHQLFYKELN
- a CDS encoding ABC transporter substrate-binding protein, with product MFGKWIKYGVFGLMFVILLSGCSKNSKNSQSDSNSEISVMVPDWGAPTQSMLNDFEKESGVKVNVQPTSWDDIKSKVSIASNGKQAPADVFEVDWSWVGEFEKANWLEKVDVSKGDIKDMPSLSTFKINGNYYAVPYSNDVRILYANKKMLSDAGVQETPDSWSAMDKDMKALKDKNVVKYPLQFPLRAEEKTTTSFITYAYLRNGVIFNKDNSLNKASALDTFKYIQNAVKSGYIDPDSVSTDGMDTFNGLNKGKGAFLIGPSSFTVSSNNKKVSKVVNQVEPLKIPSNDGSSQKTIAFTEAVGISKFSKNKKAAAKFVKWYSTPKVQKQLNKNLNNIPTRTSVLQQLVDNKTIKNGSILVDSNKIVAMPFPNGVPDNYAKLSSAIFNTVNKVGRQKMTPEQATNHLAKEINKINKDK
- a CDS encoding ABC transporter ATP-binding protein, producing the protein MTTIELKNISKSYDNKNYIFKNLNLEIDSGEFLSLVGPSGCGKTTLLRIISGLEDINEGTILFDGKDVKSIEPKDRDISMVFQDYALYPHMNVFKNIGINLILKKIPKNELNQRVHDISKMLGIDNLLDRYPRELSGGQMQRVALARAMIRQPEIFLMDEPLSNLDAKLRNQARAEIMELYLKLKKTFVYVTHDQKEAMSMSTKVVLMNDGQIMQMGEPEQLYEDPQNIFTACFIGNVQMNFFNTDDDSKFIREYLDPEINGSITVGIRPEDIKLASGDDWKIELVENLGSEKIITLFHPKFEVRMTVQTTKEFSSKIGETLNLIFPKDRLYYFDSETEKRIEHAK
- a CDS encoding DUF4091 domain-containing protein; translation: MEISFVSPTVRQEGYRQMVNEESLNVFTLKNEKFGLQVSLTLDEDTWVNLNDDQSLPFKGLVKRCRLALDGDFLNGKLYFEDLVNDDDNISKRDLISTKTAQLLKKGTHFLWADLQFATPGKQNLTLKQFENINYDPEKLVQTANQEIEVSNVPTADNQSFYLDLWQHLSSLARYYQVPLWSDEHFELIENYLEPLKEADQKVCDLVLTDFPWAGQGCFAEDTNPSSLYEYNIVEVYQTDGKISCDFSHLDRYLALAEKYQMDDEIDLFGLVGNWSAKDFGNPINDYRDPLRIRYYDVDQKRFAFIESKAQVKEYLELVFKHLQELGIWDKVLVMADEPSDLKVMEGYQAVLQSCSELPINYKLAILHDRVVKEQDHVLKNYSLISSIICDNIHQPDSIVTKSLPNLTWYTCCFPKNLNQFIHSPLMESRLVGPLTYLFNMKGFLRWNYCLWTTDPFSDVTYKDWKWAAGDMFFVYPGKNGKPEYSLRFKQLIYGIQDFNFFKYCETKLGRAAVIETVQKLTGKIDDVSYNKQDDTINLKYHDDYNILSQIKKELVNKIKNDSL
- a CDS encoding competence protein CoiA, whose amino-acid sequence is MYAALNEKQQLINAIQCKNEGKYFCPRCQMPVKLTINEGTPFFRHENTHFNETNERDIHKHGKDILVKGLSKAYGRPIKSEVFLSKLEQRPDIMVNKQTVIEYQCAKIDLRKLSQRVMSYYHAGIDNYWILGGDYLDDKLTKQHLKFINHKPEWGFYILMLDSIKQKFTLFYEIRFVGPFNKIAYRKKSFNSCNLRYLLNFKPKFTSLKTSNSRSFMPTGSKS
- a CDS encoding DsbA family protein produces the protein MWEVFLYINPLCSYCLKVERSIIDFTRKNNIDTQYHFVTTFNMATITDYMLMKGFKPADLEKRNEVTENIYEAALLYKAAACQGNKKARNFLMNIQNEVNVLDKPFNEETIKLAVDKSGLDFKAIITEKNSEAVKKAVKKDQELTCEMKIEKAPTVVVFDDDNPQQPGLMINRFGSDTSEDTINDNLTAMLERTIPQPDENIQSGYGHQSRIINIENFRR